A DNA window from Stutzerimonas stutzeri contains the following coding sequences:
- the yidD gene encoding membrane protein insertion efficiency factor YidD, producing the protein MRKLAIASIKVYQYAISPMMASHCRFYPSCSCYALEAIENHGLLRGGWLSLRRLGRCHPWNPGGYDPVPSHNTSNSSPMAE; encoded by the coding sequence ATGCGTAAATTGGCCATCGCTTCGATCAAGGTCTATCAGTACGCCATCAGTCCAATGATGGCCAGTCACTGCCGTTTCTATCCAAGCTGCTCCTGCTATGCACTCGAGGCCATCGAAAATCATGGTCTGTTGCGTGGCGGCTGGCTGAGTCTGCGCAGGTTGGGACGCTGCCACCCGTGGAATCCCGGTGGCTACGATCCCGTGCCTTCCCATAACACTTCCAATTCATCTCCGATGGCCGAGTAA